One stretch of Magnetococcales bacterium DNA includes these proteins:
- a CDS encoding ketoacyl-ACP synthase III, whose protein sequence is MPVRIIGTGSYLPEKRLTNQELAKMVDTSDQWIRTRTGISERRIAAEGEFTSDLAVKASEAALEAAGLTPNDLDLILVATATPDLVFPATATIVQEKLGANKSQIPAFDIQAVCSGFIYALSVGEKFILSGTCKRVLVIGAETFSRIVDWTDRGTCILFGDGAGAVILEGGGETGHGILSTHIHADGAYRDLLKSSGGVSAGRGPEIDPRVSGVASVQMKGNEVYKQAVKVLEGLVDQTLSANGLDKSDLDWLVPHQANIRIIESTAKRLGMSMAQVVVTVNQHGNTSAASVPLALDTAVRDGRIQPGQLLLLEAFGGGFTWGSALVRW, encoded by the coding sequence ATTCCTGTCCGCATCATCGGCACCGGCTCCTACCTGCCTGAAAAGCGCCTGACCAACCAGGAACTGGCGAAAATGGTAGATACTTCCGACCAGTGGATCCGCACCCGCACCGGCATCAGCGAGCGACGCATTGCGGCGGAGGGGGAGTTTACTTCGGATCTGGCGGTCAAGGCCTCTGAGGCCGCCCTGGAAGCGGCGGGTCTCACTCCCAACGATCTCGATCTCATTCTGGTCGCTACCGCCACCCCGGATTTGGTTTTTCCAGCGACAGCAACCATCGTCCAGGAAAAATTGGGGGCAAACAAAAGTCAGATACCTGCTTTTGACATTCAAGCGGTCTGCTCCGGTTTTATCTATGCCTTGAGCGTTGGCGAAAAATTTATTCTCTCCGGCACTTGCAAGCGGGTATTGGTGATTGGCGCCGAAACATTTTCCCGTATTGTCGACTGGACCGACCGGGGCACCTGTATTCTCTTTGGAGATGGGGCTGGTGCTGTTATCCTGGAAGGAGGAGGTGAAACGGGTCACGGTATTCTCTCCACCCATATTCATGCGGATGGGGCTTATCGGGATCTTTTAAAATCCTCTGGTGGCGTCTCGGCTGGTCGGGGGCCTGAAATCGATCCCCGGGTGAGTGGCGTCGCCTCCGTACAGATGAAGGGCAACGAGGTCTATAAACAGGCGGTCAAGGTGTTGGAAGGGTTGGTGGATCAGACCCTCTCGGCCAATGGCCTGGATAAATCAGACCTGGACTGGCTGGTTCCCCATCAAGCCAACATTCGCATTATCGAAAGCACCGCCAAACGCTTGGGGATGTCCATGGCTCAGGTGGTGGTGACAGTCAATCAACACGGCAACACGTCGGCTGCGAGCGTCCCTCTGGCCTTGGACACGGCTGTTCGGGATGGTCGCATCCAACCGGGACAACTCCTGCTTCTGGAAGCCTTTGGCGGTGGCTTCACCTGGGGGTCTGCCCTGGTCCGCTGGTAA
- the plsX gene encoding phosphate acyltransferase PlsX — MTITIALDAMGGDHAPRAVIDGALLAEKRNPKVQFILVGQEEAIHKELDQAGVARDRFGIRHASQVVAMDEKPATAMRTKRDSSIRVGANMVKSREVDALVSSGNTGALMAIARYVLKTLPGIDRPAIASIVPSIPGKTLMLDLGANVDCSVDHLCQFTLMGRVFAESYWGMDNPRIGLLNIGEEEMKGNEVVRQAGEILKQTEKFFIGNVEATDVFLGGVDVVVCDGFVGNVSLKTAEGVAKMLSHFLKEAFGQSLLSKIGYLFAAPALKKFRSRVDPREYNGALLLGLNGVVVKSHGGADGLAFSTAIQTAVKLATHQVTDKIRQNVIPMQEAEKK; from the coding sequence GTGACGATCACCATCGCCCTGGATGCCATGGGCGGGGATCACGCCCCCCGTGCTGTGATTGACGGCGCGCTCCTGGCTGAAAAACGCAACCCAAAGGTGCAATTTATCCTGGTGGGTCAGGAAGAGGCCATCCATAAAGAGCTGGATCAGGCTGGCGTTGCCCGGGACCGGTTCGGCATTCGCCACGCAAGCCAAGTGGTGGCCATGGATGAAAAACCGGCCACGGCCATGCGCACCAAACGGGACTCCTCCATTCGGGTGGGGGCCAACATGGTCAAAAGCCGGGAGGTGGATGCGTTGGTCTCATCCGGCAATACCGGCGCTTTGATGGCCATCGCCAGATATGTTTTAAAGACCCTCCCCGGCATTGATCGCCCTGCCATCGCCTCCATCGTACCCTCCATTCCCGGTAAAACCCTGATGCTGGATCTGGGTGCCAACGTTGATTGCAGCGTTGACCATCTCTGTCAGTTTACCCTCATGGGCCGAGTGTTTGCTGAATCCTATTGGGGAATGGATAACCCCCGTATCGGGCTGCTCAATATTGGTGAAGAGGAGATGAAGGGCAACGAGGTGGTGCGCCAGGCAGGTGAAATATTGAAGCAGACGGAAAAATTTTTTATCGGTAACGTCGAAGCCACCGATGTTTTTCTGGGTGGGGTGGATGTGGTGGTGTGCGACGGCTTTGTCGGCAACGTCAGCCTCAAGACCGCTGAAGGTGTCGCCAAGATGCTGAGCCATTTTTTGAAAGAGGCCTTCGGTCAATCCCTGCTCTCCAAAATCGGCTATCTTTTTGCTGCCCCGGCTCTGAAAAAATTTCGCTCCCGGGTAGACCCCCGAGAGTACAATGGCGCGCTGCTTTTGGGGCTGAACGGGGTGGTGGTCAAAAGCCACGGTGGAGCGGATGGTTTGGCTTTTTCCACAGCCATTCAGACGGCCGTCAAACTGGCCACCCATCAAGTGACCGATAAAATCCGGCAAAACGTCATTCCCATGCAAGAGGCGGAAAAAAAATAA
- the rpmF gene encoding 50S ribosomal protein L32 — MAVPKKKIAKAKTMSRRSHNALKAPSLSTCSNCQEPRMPHRVCPKCGWYNNREVVELED, encoded by the coding sequence ATGGCAGTCCCCAAGAAAAAAATAGCCAAAGCCAAAACCATGAGCCGCCGCTCCCACAACGCCTTGAAGGCCCCCAGCCTTTCCACCTGCTCCAACTGTCAGGAGCCCCGCATGCCCCACCGGGTCTGCCCCAAATGTGGCTGGTACAACAACCGCGAAGTGGTGGAACTGGAAGATTGA